Below is a genomic region from Coriobacteriia bacterium.
AGGGCTACGCAGTATCGGCATGGTGTGAGGAGGGTTCGGGCCCACGGCGTCGTGACTATGAGCTCACAAGCGAGGGTCTTGAGCTTGCGCGGCATTGGATTCAGCACTTACGAGAGCGCGAGACGGTGGCGGGCCTGCTTGCTGGTCTGCTGGAGAGCGGGCTCGTCGAGAACGACGGGGACCGATCGGCAGAAAGTGCTCAGCAATGAAGGTCGCCATCAGCGCGTTGGAGCCCACACTCGAGTCGAGAGTCGATGAACGCTTTGGCAGGGCAGCGCATCTGTTGATTGTCGACACAGAAACGCTTGAGTTGGAGGTCCTCGACAACAAAGTGAACCAGCAGGCGCTCAAAGGCGCCGGCTTCGGCGCAGCGGAGGCCGTATGTGGACACGGGGCTGAGGCCGTGCTGACCGGTCATCTCGGGCCGAATGCGTACAAGGCCCTGCAAGCGGCAGGTGTACGGGGCTATGGCGCGGCAACCCTGACCGTGAGGGAGGCCATTGATCGGTTCAACTCGGCCTCGCTCGAACCGCTTTCTGAGGGCGAAAGCCATGTGGGGATGTAGTTCGTTGGGTAACTCAGCCGGACCACTGATGGCTCCGGACCGACAGATGAGAGGATATGCGCATGAGTGACCGAATCAGGCTTGCTGTTCCGACGGTTGGCGAAGGTGGATTGAAGGCGGAGCGCTCGGGGCATTTTGGGCACTGCGACTGTTTCACCGTGATCGACATGGAGAATGGCGAGATAGTCGAGGTTTCCGTTGTCGGCAACCCCCCTCATGTCGAGGGTGGCTGCCTGGCACCTGTCAATCTTCTCGCCTCCCACGGCGTCAACGCGCTCGTGGCCGGCGGTATGGGTGCGCGTCCACTCATGGGATTCAAGGACGTGGGCATCAGGGTGTTCTTCGACAACCAGACGCCGGGCGTGGGCGATGTCGTGAGTAGAGTTCTGCAAGGCGAGTTGCCGGTCATGGAGCTGGACAACGCCTGCGGCGGCGGAAACCACTAGCTGCTGTGAGAGGCAGCATGAGCGCCCAAGCCGATCATTTCACGCTGGCGGTGGCCTCGGGCAAGGGGGGTACCGGCAAGACGCTGGTCTCGAGCAATCTTGCTGCAATGGTCGCCGCCAGCGGACTCGCGACGACGCTTGTCGACTGCGATGTTGAGGCGCCGAACGACCACCTCTTCTTCGACGTGAGCGCCGAGGTGACGTTGCGGGTCGACGCGTTGGTCGCAGAGGTCGACTCGACGGCCTGCACGGCGTGCGGCGTGTGCCGAAATGCTTGCGCCTATGGAGCGTCGCGCATCTTCGGTCCTTCGGCAATCGTATTCGACGAGTTGTGCCACGGTTGTGGGCTCTGCGTCGACATGTGCCCGACGGGGGCGATGCACGAAGTGGCGCGCCGTGTGGGCGAAGTGTGTGTTGGGGTACCCACCGCTAGGGACGGCTTAACGGTAGTGACCGGCCGGCTTGATGTGGGACAGGTCAAGGCACCGCTGGTGATTAGAGCAGCCCGCGAGGCCGGCCGTTCGTGCGGCGCCAGGTTCGTGGTGCTGGATGCGCCGCCTGGCGTGGCTTGTTCGGCGGTCGCCTCCATGCGCAACGCGGATGCATTGCTGCTTGTGACCGAGCCAACGCCGTTTGGACTGCACGACTTGGAGTTGAGCTTGCGCCTAGGGAGCGATCTGAGACTGCCGATGGGCGTCTTCTTGAACCGCGACGCCGGCGAACCATCCGACGCTCTTGACCGCTTGGCTGAGCGCTATGGCGCGTCGATTCTGGGTCGTTTGCGTTTCGACCGGCGGATCGCCGAGACCTACGCCCGCGGCGCGCTTGTGGTAGATGTCGTGCCCGGCGTGCGTGAGGTCTTGGCGGAAGCCTTCAGGAGCATACGCAGGCATGCTGGCGCGAAGTCGCACGCGAACCGAGAGATAGTGCTTCGATGAAGACAATCGTTGTGGCATCCGGCAAGGGCGGTACGGGGAAGACTACACTGGCTGCGCTGTTTGCCCACCTTGCTGCGCGCAAACGGGTGGTGGCTGTTGCCGACGCCGACGTTGAGGCATCGAACCTTCCGCTCGCTCTGCACGCCCACGAAATCATGCGTGAGCCGTTTGTTGGAGGGGCGCGAGCCGAGATTGATTCGAGCCTGTGCCGCAGCTGCGGGCTGTGCGACAGCGTCTGCAGGTTCGGGGCAATCTCTGAAGGAGCCAACGCTCTGCGAGTGGTTGACCCGTGGGCATGCGAGGGATGCGGCTACTGTGCGCGCGTCTGCGTGGCCGAGGCCGTCCGAATGTGTTCTTCGAGCGCCGGCATAGCGTGTCTCGGCGAGAGTGCGGCGGGTCCGATCGCGTATGGGCAACTCGGCCCGGGCGAAGACCTTTCCGGGAAGCTCGTGACCGAGGTGCGCCGGCTCGGAAAGGAAATCGCTGAGCGGGAGAGCGCACAGCTTCTGATCGTCGATGGCCCTCCCGGCGTGGGATGCCCCGTCATTGCCGCGATCACGAACACCGATCTGCTGGTGGCGGTTGCCGAGCCTACGATCTCAGGCGAGCACGATTTGTCGCGTCTGGTTGATCTAGCGAGCCGACTCGGCGTGCCTGTGGTGGTTGTGCTCAACAAGGCTGACCTCTCCACATCTGGCGCGGATCGTATTCGAGCGTTGGCGGAGAAGCACGAACTTCCGCTCCTTGCCGAGATTCCCTTCGACGCTGCGCTGGGTCGCGCGTTGGAACGCATGGCGTTCGAACCTGCCGTAGCAATTCCGGCGGCAAACGGAGAGGGAATGCGCGCAATCGAAATCGCGTGGGGCGCACTGGAGAGTCATCTGGGGTTGACGTAACGGCGCCGGATGCGCTGTACACGCCGCAATTCATGCTGGGATAATCGGTTAGTCTAGAGCAAGAACGTCACGGTACTCGCCGTGACTCGACTGAGTCAAAGGAGGCTTACCGTGGAAGACGGTGCCCAAGAGGAGGCTGCAAGTGCCACAGCCGGATCGTGCGGCTCATGCAGCGATGCAACATGCTCTGCCAACAAACGCGTGCAAGGTGAGGGAGACAAGGATTTCGAGGACCGGCGTAAGTTGCAGGCGAGGCTCTGTCGCGTGCAACACAAAGTCGCCGTCCTGTCAGGGAAGGGCGGCGTAGGCAAGAGCACAGTCGCCGTGAACATGGCCGTCGCCTTGATGCTGGCGGGTAAGCGCGTCGGCCTGCTCGACATAGATATCCACGGCCCGAGCGTTCCAACGATGCTGGGTCTCGAAGGAGCCACCCTTATCGGTTCAGAGGATGGATTGCTGCCTGTCGATGCGGGCGGGATCAAAGTGATGTCCATCGGTTTCATGCTGCGTAATCACGACGATGCACTCATATGGCGAGGCCCTGTGAAGACAGGGATCATCAGGCAGTTCCTTGCCGATGTCGAGTGGGGGGATCTGGACTATCTCATCATCGACACTCCTCCCGGAACGGGAGACGAGTTGCTGTCAATCTGCCACATGATCGGAGATATCGACGGGGCGGTGATAGTCACCACACCACAGAAGGTAGCCTCGGTCGATGTGCGGAAATCCATCACATTCTGTCGGAAGCTTGAGGTTCCGGTGCTTGGGATCGTGGAGAACATGAGCGGATTCGCTTGTCCTCACTGCGGTGAGGTCACGACAATCCTGAGTTCCGGCGGTGGCCGGGAGATTGCTCAAGATATGGGTGTCCGATTCTTGGGGGCGATTCCAATGGATCCTCAGATCGCGGACGCATGCGACAGCGGTCGTGCTTTCGTCGAGCACTTCGCCGCATCGCCCACAGCGGAGGCGATGCAGGCGGTCATCCGGCCGGTGCTCGAATTGGACCGCGTTGAAGACTAAGAGAGCCGACAGACGTGCAGGAGCAACGTGGCCGTGGCACATGAGCGGCCGCAATCAACGGAGTGAATGAAGGAATGGAGCGGATGATGCAGAGAGAGCGACCTTCTGTCGACGCGTGGCTTGCCGAAGTCAAAACTGGACCTGAAGCGCCGGGTGTTGGCATGTGCCTCATACACAACGGTATTGTGAGGGGAACCTCCCGGAGTGGCGCTGTCGTCACAGGGATGGAGTTGTCGTACAACCCGGATCGCCTCGGTGAGGTGATTGAACAGGTCTCGCATATGGATGGCGTTGCGTATGTGCGCGCATGGGTGAACAGCGGCACGCTTCAGGTGGGCGACGACATCATGTACGCGCTGGTGGCTGGAGACATCCGAGAGCACGTGTTCGGGGCGCTTCAGGAACTGGTGCGCAAGATCAAGACCGAGGTTGTCGACGAGATGGAGAACCGCGCGTAGGCTCCGATGCTCACCACCGCGTTCTTCATCCGAAGAACTCGGTATCGATGCAATCGAGGAATTCGGGTGCGAGATACGCCTTGATCTTTTCGTAGGTGTACTCGTTGCGCAGTGTGCGCCGCGGGTCTTGGTACTCGACGTATGCCATCGCACACCAGGCAATGCCGCGCAGACAGGTGATGGACAGATACTGTTCGAAGCGCGATTCGAGCGCATGGGTGGAGAAACGTCCGTTGACCGCGGTGCAGTACAGGCCGAGGAACTCGGCCATCTGTTCGCGAGTCAGGACGGTCTCGGTCTTCCACAGCGTCGTCGTGGGAGCGAGAAAGTGAGCTATGTCCTGCGCTACATCGCCTAGGATGGGCTTCTCCCAGTCGACCAGATAGTTGGGTCGGGCCGGCCCGTTGACGAGGAAGTTCGCCGCATTGAGTTCCGTGTTGACGACATGCCGCTCCGTCTCGGGAATGCCATGGCCAGTTGCCATGTGCGCGAGTCGGCCGGCCTTCTTCGCGAGCTGTTCGAGTGCTGCCGAGATGTGCGGAGTCGCGAAGGGCGAGTCCGTGTAGACGGCGAGCATGTCACGACTCTCTTGGACTATCGCGTCAGGGAGGTCTTCAGGACGCACGAGGTGGCACTCGGCCGGCACGGGCACGCTGTGCACGTCGGCAAGGATTTCGGCTGCCAGCACGATGCCCGTCTCGTACACGAGCGGCCTGCCGGGCAGGAACTCCATCACAAGCACGCCATACGGCAGACGCGAACGTGATCCGTCCACGTAGTAAGCATGTGGCGTGCGGCCACTGTGTTCCAGCAGCTGTAGCGCCTTGAATTCGTAACCGATCTGGTCGTCCAGATGCATCTGGCTACCCATATTGACGCGCAGCACAAGATGTTGGCCGCTCACTGGATGCGTGAACTTGAAATTCGCGTTGTATTCGCCTTGTCCGATCGGCGTGAGAGGGAGTTCGACACCGACTGGAATGCCGAGAGCAACTCGCAAGTCGGCGGCGTCGCGCAGGTATTCCTCCAACTCCAATGTGGAGATCACTCTGAGACCCCCTCGGCCACGCTGTCTCTTTCAACGAAGAAGTCAGTCACGGGGCCGGTGCCCGCGCCCGCATCCGAATATACGAACAAGGACCCGTTCTCGATATGCAGGTCCACACGCTGGCCGGGGGCGAAAGCAACGAGTGATCGTGCGGTCAGCGTGTTTTCACCCGTGGTGACCCGCACCATGTAACCATCACCGCAATACGTGGAGCTGATGACCTCCAGCACCCCATCAGGCTTAAGCCGCACACCCCTATGACGAACAACAGCAGTGGCAGGGCCGTTGGCCGAGCAGGCCGTGCCGCAGGCTCCCATGCAGGGGACCACCAGCTCGTTCGCGCGAAACGCTCCATTGACAATCGCGCCATTGAACACAGTGCAGTCACCAAAGCAGCTTGCCACCTCTGCCGACGCGGGATGTTCATAGAGGTCGATCGGTGCACCGTACTGCACGATCGCGCCGTCATGCATGTAGACGATATGGTCGGACACCATGAGCGCCTCAGTGGCGTCGTGTGTAACCAGCACTGTGGTGATGCCGAGTTTGCGGTGCAGATCCACGACGAGATGCTGCATCTCGGCTCGCAGACTCTCGTCCATACCCGAGAATGGTTCGTCGAGCAGGAGCAAGCGAGGTTGTGCCGCGAGCGCCCGAGCGAGGGCCACGCGTTGTTGCTGACCACCCGAGACTTCATGGACGCCGCGTCGGCCCAGTCCCTCAAGATGCATCAGCCCAAGCAACTCATGTGCGATTTCAAGTCGTCTTGTGCGAGGCATGCCCTGCATCTTCAGCGGGAAGGCGATGTTGTCCTCAAGACTCATGTTTGGGAAGAGACGGACGTCCTGAAAGACCACGGAGGCACGGCGCTGGTGCGCCGGGACGTCGTTCACGGGTTGGCCATCGATCTCGATCGTACCGGCATCCGGGTACAGGATTCCGGAGATCAACTTGAGTGTCGTGCTCTTGCCCGCCCCTGATGCCCCTAGTATGGAGACAAACTCGCCATCGGCCACATCGAATGAGATGCCGTGCAGGATACGTCTGCCGTCAATTGTGAGTTCGAGATCGCGAACCACGAGACCCATGACAAACCTTTCTAGAGGAAGAGACTCCTGGTCTCACGCATGCCGAGTTTCTTGAGAATCCACTCGAACAGCAGGAAGACCGCGAATGTGGAGACCAGAAACACGAGGCTGTAGGAAGCAGCGATGGTGCGGTCGCCGGACGACAGGAAGGGAAACATCACTACGGCAAACGTCTTCATGGAGCCACCGCCAACAAGCAACGTGAGGAAGTACTGACTAAACGACACGATATAGGCCATCGAAGCCGAAGCCAAGATGCCCGGAAGCAGCGATGGCACTGTGACATGCACGAGCGTCTGCCGGCGCGAGGCGCCCAGCACGCGTGACTGCTCTTCGAGTCGGGGGCCTGCCGCCGCCATCACGTCGGTCATGATGCCAATTGCGTATGGCAGTGCAACAACGGTATG
It encodes:
- a CDS encoding dinitrogenase iron-molybdenum cofactor biosynthesis protein — translated: MKVAISALEPTLESRVDERFGRAAHLLIVDTETLELEVLDNKVNQQALKGAGFGAAEAVCGHGAEAVLTGHLGPNAYKALQAAGVRGYGAATLTVREAIDRFNSASLEPLSEGESHVGM
- a CDS encoding dinitrogenase iron-molybdenum cofactor biosynthesis protein, translated to MSDRIRLAVPTVGEGGLKAERSGHFGHCDCFTVIDMENGEIVEVSVVGNPPHVEGGCLAPVNLLASHGVNALVAGGMGARPLMGFKDVGIRVFFDNQTPGVGDVVSRVLQGELPVMELDNACGGGNH
- a CDS encoding P-loop NTPase encodes the protein MSAQADHFTLAVASGKGGTGKTLVSSNLAAMVAASGLATTLVDCDVEAPNDHLFFDVSAEVTLRVDALVAEVDSTACTACGVCRNACAYGASRIFGPSAIVFDELCHGCGLCVDMCPTGAMHEVARRVGEVCVGVPTARDGLTVVTGRLDVGQVKAPLVIRAAREAGRSCGARFVVLDAPPGVACSAVASMRNADALLLVTEPTPFGLHDLELSLRLGSDLRLPMGVFLNRDAGEPSDALDRLAERYGASILGRLRFDRRIAETYARGALVVDVVPGVREVLAEAFRSIRRHAGAKSHANREIVLR
- a CDS encoding P-loop NTPase, with amino-acid sequence MKTIVVASGKGGTGKTTLAALFAHLAARKRVVAVADADVEASNLPLALHAHEIMREPFVGGARAEIDSSLCRSCGLCDSVCRFGAISEGANALRVVDPWACEGCGYCARVCVAEAVRMCSSSAGIACLGESAAGPIAYGQLGPGEDLSGKLVTEVRRLGKEIAERESAQLLIVDGPPGVGCPVIAAITNTDLLVAVAEPTISGEHDLSRLVDLASRLGVPVVVVLNKADLSTSGADRIRALAEKHELPLLAEIPFDAALGRALERMAFEPAVAIPAANGEGMRAIEIAWGALESHLGLT
- a CDS encoding Mrp/NBP35 family ATP-binding protein, with protein sequence MEDGAQEEAASATAGSCGSCSDATCSANKRVQGEGDKDFEDRRKLQARLCRVQHKVAVLSGKGGVGKSTVAVNMAVALMLAGKRVGLLDIDIHGPSVPTMLGLEGATLIGSEDGLLPVDAGGIKVMSIGFMLRNHDDALIWRGPVKTGIIRQFLADVEWGDLDYLIIDTPPGTGDELLSICHMIGDIDGAVIVTTPQKVASVDVRKSITFCRKLEVPVLGIVENMSGFACPHCGEVTTILSSGGGREIAQDMGVRFLGAIPMDPQIADACDSGRAFVEHFAASPTAEAMQAVIRPVLELDRVED
- a CDS encoding molybdenum cofactor biosynthesis protein MoaE, translating into MMQRERPSVDAWLAEVKTGPEAPGVGMCLIHNGIVRGTSRSGAVVTGMELSYNPDRLGEVIEQVSHMDGVAYVRAWVNSGTLQVGDDIMYALVAGDIREHVFGALQELVRKIKTEVVDEMENRA
- a CDS encoding aminoglycoside phosphotransferase family protein codes for the protein MISTLELEEYLRDAADLRVALGIPVGVELPLTPIGQGEYNANFKFTHPVSGQHLVLRVNMGSQMHLDDQIGYEFKALQLLEHSGRTPHAYYVDGSRSRLPYGVLVMEFLPGRPLVYETGIVLAAEILADVHSVPVPAECHLVRPEDLPDAIVQESRDMLAVYTDSPFATPHISAALEQLAKKAGRLAHMATGHGIPETERHVVNTELNAANFLVNGPARPNYLVDWEKPILGDVAQDIAHFLAPTTTLWKTETVLTREQMAEFLGLYCTAVNGRFSTHALESRFEQYLSITCLRGIAWCAMAYVEYQDPRRTLRNEYTYEKIKAYLAPEFLDCIDTEFFG
- a CDS encoding ABC transporter ATP-binding protein: MGLVVRDLELTIDGRRILHGISFDVADGEFVSILGASGAGKSTTLKLISGILYPDAGTIEIDGQPVNDVPAHQRRASVVFQDVRLFPNMSLEDNIAFPLKMQGMPRTRRLEIAHELLGLMHLEGLGRRGVHEVSGGQQQRVALARALAAQPRLLLLDEPFSGMDESLRAEMQHLVVDLHRKLGITTVLVTHDATEALMVSDHIVYMHDGAIVQYGAPIDLYEHPASAEVASCFGDCTVFNGAIVNGAFRANELVVPCMGACGTACSANGPATAVVRHRGVRLKPDGVLEVISSTYCGDGYMVRVTTGENTLTARSLVAFAPGQRVDLHIENGSLFVYSDAGAGTGPVTDFFVERDSVAEGVSE
- a CDS encoding ABC transporter permease subunit, yielding MRVFFGIYLLVVFVPLSTIAVWAFVDRWPWPNLLPSALSTRGLAEIFNGHAPIGGVLARSILIAVAVSVLCIVIASLSARALVFYEFLGKDLFRFATILPFIVPAAVFAMGIQVAFLRVGLGGTMLGVIIAHTVVALPYAIGIMTDVMAAAGPRLEEQSRVLGASRRQTLVHVTVPSLLPGILASASMAYIVSFSQYFLTLLVGGGSMKTFAVVMFPFLSSGDRTIAASYSLVFLVSTFAVFLLFEWILKKLGMRETRSLFL